In Saccharicrinis fermentans DSM 9555 = JCM 21142, a genomic segment contains:
- a CDS encoding glycoside hydrolase family 31 protein gives MTIRIEIVDESIIHIEKELVGIAKYEIPDYVTILDPQDVDWSMVEHNDQLAIITNKVRVIVKSDGTIEYQDSKGETLLAETRALSYIKPDAQVGNRVSQAFEAGDEALYGLGQFQSGIMNWKNVPVRLQQYNQEIAIPFLVSTKGYGIYWHNYSLTDVNEPQNEISFGALGTVNGAEDDHVVPEDGEKENVAAYAIKKNVDKNIRETIFTPTQTGEYTFEVLSDHNGRMRGEVNLSIDGDDIVNYSTIWMPRRYAGKKYLEAGKSYKVVFQNTGAKIPGRVFYNEPDYNKTVFSSSQGNRVDYYVVQGENPAEVIAQYQKLTGKAPLFPKSAYGFWQCRERYHNQKELLENAHEMRKRKIPFDNIVQDWFYWPKGTKGPEWDRKKYPNPKAMVDELKDLNLKLMVSVWPEVKNTKLEEKYELAKIESSNYVDIYDPEIRERFYRMLSDSMFHLGVNSIWLDGTEPEGVTNSKVNTAIGPYERVQNPYSLEVTRAMYEGRRKEFPNERVFNLTRSAYAGQQRYGATSWSGDVEASWEQFSEQIAAGLNFTMAGIPYWTHDIGGFFRDSKSINATYDSQYTNSEYIELLTRWFQFGTFSPVFRIHGYVSETEIWRYSQEFEEMARKFIDLRYQLMPYIYSEAWKVTNESHLLMSPLVYYFPEDKNTWGIKDQLFFGESMMVSFVTEYKQRTKDVYLPEGDWYNFWTNEKVKGNVTMTVEAPFNSTPIFIKAGSIIPMGPKIQYATQETDEPTCIKIYPGKDASYTLYFDDSESYDYENGVFAELLISYSESDKSVKIEKGRGNYVDFQGNPMPLMMELVGSDKEHQVFFKGKGIEFNF, from the coding sequence TTGACTATTAGAATTGAGATAGTCGATGAATCTATCATTCACATAGAAAAAGAATTGGTAGGGATTGCTAAATATGAGATTCCTGATTATGTAACTATTTTAGATCCTCAAGATGTTGATTGGAGTATGGTTGAGCACAATGATCAGTTGGCTATCATCACAAACAAAGTTCGGGTGATTGTAAAAAGTGATGGAACAATAGAATACCAGGATTCTAAGGGAGAGACCTTGCTAGCAGAAACCAGGGCGCTTAGTTATATCAAACCGGATGCGCAAGTCGGTAACAGGGTTTCGCAGGCCTTTGAGGCAGGTGATGAAGCTTTATATGGACTGGGACAGTTTCAAAGTGGTATCATGAACTGGAAGAATGTGCCTGTACGTTTACAGCAATATAACCAGGAAATAGCCATTCCATTTTTGGTTTCCACCAAGGGGTATGGTATTTATTGGCATAATTATAGTCTTACGGATGTTAATGAGCCACAAAATGAGATTTCGTTTGGGGCTTTAGGTACAGTGAATGGAGCAGAGGACGATCATGTTGTGCCAGAGGATGGAGAGAAGGAGAATGTAGCAGCGTATGCGATCAAAAAGAATGTGGATAAAAATATACGAGAGACGATCTTTACGCCTACCCAAACAGGAGAATATACCTTTGAGGTATTGAGTGATCACAACGGCCGTATGCGTGGAGAAGTCAATCTGAGCATTGATGGAGATGATATTGTCAATTATTCTACTATCTGGATGCCTCGAAGATATGCAGGTAAAAAATATTTAGAAGCAGGTAAGTCTTATAAAGTTGTATTTCAAAATACCGGGGCTAAAATACCAGGGCGTGTTTTTTATAATGAACCGGATTATAATAAAACAGTATTTAGTAGTAGTCAGGGAAATAGAGTTGATTATTATGTGGTACAAGGAGAGAATCCTGCAGAGGTGATAGCGCAATACCAAAAATTAACAGGTAAGGCGCCCTTATTTCCTAAAAGTGCTTATGGGTTTTGGCAATGTCGCGAAAGGTATCATAACCAAAAGGAGCTGTTGGAGAATGCGCATGAGATGAGAAAAAGAAAAATACCATTTGATAATATTGTACAGGATTGGTTTTACTGGCCTAAAGGAACCAAAGGGCCCGAGTGGGATAGAAAAAAGTATCCCAATCCAAAGGCGATGGTGGATGAGTTAAAAGATCTCAACCTTAAATTAATGGTGTCTGTTTGGCCGGAAGTGAAAAATACCAAACTGGAAGAAAAATACGAACTTGCTAAAATAGAGAGTAGTAACTATGTGGATATCTATGACCCGGAAATAAGAGAACGTTTTTATAGAATGTTAAGTGATTCGATGTTTCATCTAGGTGTTAATTCTATATGGCTTGATGGAACAGAACCAGAAGGTGTGACTAATTCAAAAGTGAATACTGCCATAGGACCCTATGAGAGGGTTCAAAATCCATATTCGTTGGAGGTAACCCGGGCTATGTACGAGGGGAGAAGAAAGGAATTTCCTAATGAGCGTGTTTTTAACCTGACTCGTTCTGCGTATGCAGGACAACAGCGTTATGGAGCTACCTCCTGGTCTGGCGATGTGGAGGCTTCATGGGAACAATTCTCAGAACAAATTGCAGCAGGTCTAAATTTTACCATGGCAGGAATCCCTTATTGGACACATGATATTGGTGGATTCTTTAGAGATTCTAAATCTATTAATGCGACATATGATAGCCAATATACGAATTCGGAGTATATTGAGCTGCTTACACGTTGGTTCCAATTCGGCACTTTTAGCCCTGTTTTTCGTATTCATGGATATGTTTCTGAAACGGAAATATGGCGTTATAGTCAAGAATTTGAAGAGATGGCACGTAAATTTATCGACCTGCGTTATCAGTTGATGCCATATATTTATTCAGAAGCATGGAAGGTAACCAACGAGAGCCATTTGTTGATGAGTCCTTTGGTATATTATTTTCCGGAGGATAAAAATACCTGGGGAATTAAAGATCAACTTTTCTTTGGTGAATCTATGATGGTCTCTTTTGTTACAGAATATAAGCAGCGTACTAAAGATGTTTATTTACCGGAGGGAGATTGGTATAATTTCTGGACCAATGAAAAGGTCAAAGGTAATGTGACTATGACCGTGGAAGCTCCTTTTAATAGTACCCCTATTTTTATAAAAGCAGGATCGATTATACCTATGGGGCCTAAAATTCAATATGCAACGCAAGAGACCGATGAACCTACTTGCATAAAAATTTACCCCGGTAAGGATGCTTCTTATAC